In one Hymenobacter sp. DG25B genomic region, the following are encoded:
- a CDS encoding carboxypeptidase-like regulatory domain-containing protein gives MSTDPNAYDADNAESSWEAEEKSLSAGNTRLAIIVGAIVLLGGFGYAMMPGGKTSNSASAMMSSVMLDGEATVTGAAAKPEAAPATEEETAKAEAAAAAAKTTATTTPAAIAAAAAAAKRATPAANANNTIEPIAATSVTAPVEAAPAPAPAVVAEAPATTNLTGRVLDEDGQPLAGATIFLKGSRKIASADANGNYTIEVPVGENTLTYGYGGYQDQVMRVRTGQSGNVTLLPKEGTRRRKH, from the coding sequence ATGAGCACAGACCCAAACGCATACGACGCTGATAACGCGGAATCCTCCTGGGAAGCAGAAGAAAAATCATTGTCGGCGGGAAATACCCGTTTGGCCATTATTGTAGGAGCTATAGTGCTTTTGGGCGGATTTGGTTATGCCATGATGCCAGGCGGAAAAACCAGCAACAGTGCCTCTGCCATGATGAGCTCCGTAATGCTGGATGGAGAAGCTACCGTGACCGGTGCCGCCGCTAAACCAGAAGCTGCTCCTGCCACAGAAGAAGAAACGGCCAAAGCCGAAGCAGCCGCTGCCGCTGCCAAGACCACCGCTACCACTACCCCGGCCGCCATTGCCGCCGCAGCCGCAGCCGCTAAGCGTGCCACTCCGGCCGCCAACGCAAACAACACTATTGAGCCCATTGCCGCCACCTCCGTTACGGCTCCGGTAGAGGCCGCCCCGGCCCCGGCACCCGCCGTGGTAGCAGAAGCCCCCGCTACGACCAACCTCACCGGCCGCGTGCTGGACGAGGATGGGCAACCACTGGCCGGCGCTACCATCTTCCTGAAAGGCTCCCGTAAAATTGCCAGCGCCGATGCCAATGGCAACTACACCATTGAAGTGCCCGTGGGCGAAAACACGCTCACCTACGGCTACGGTGGCTACCAGGACCAGGTGATGCGCGTGCGCACCGGCCAGTCCGGCAATGTAACGCTGCTGCCCAAGGAAGGTACCCGCCGCCGCAAGCACTAG